One Cellulomonas taurus genomic region harbors:
- a CDS encoding STAS domain-containing protein, with protein MDVTVSNTSENGRTVVDVTGEVDVYTAPALRERLIALVESGRTDLVVDLTQVRFMDSTGLGLLVGVLKRIRGLGGQLQLVIDAERLLKVFRITSLDQVFTIRASRDEAMAARGNAAD; from the coding sequence GTGGACGTCACCGTGTCGAACACCAGCGAGAACGGCCGGACGGTCGTCGACGTCACCGGGGAGGTGGACGTCTACACCGCCCCGGCCCTGCGCGAGCGCCTCATCGCACTGGTCGAGTCCGGCCGCACCGACCTGGTCGTCGACCTCACCCAGGTGCGGTTCATGGACTCCACCGGGCTCGGACTCCTGGTCGGGGTGCTGAAGCGGATCCGAGGCCTGGGTGGTCAGCTGCAGCTGGTCATCGACGCCGAGCGGTTGCTCAAGGTCTTCCGGATCACCTCGCTGGACCAGGTGTTCACGATCCGCGCGAGCCGGGACGAGGCGATGGCCGCCCGGGGGAACGCGGCTGACTGA